The genomic segment ACCAAACCAATGTCCCCAATGGACAAGCGGTGACACTTACAAACTGTGTTCAAAACATCCAATAATACACAGAGTGAATCCGCATGTCCTACCGCTTCTGAAGTGTCTGTTGAGCTGCGTTCCACCGTGCCAGTGTGACGGTGCCGTTTCCAATTACTCATTTGAGAACTGCGTCCACTCATCTGAAAGCTCCGTGACTCCAAAACGTACATCCAAAAATCCTCTTCATTGTTTTCTGATGCATGCGATAAAAGACAGCTTTTCTGTTGACTAAATGTTGCGACTTTCATCCATAAATAAAGCCGCGGCCGGCTGAGTTGGTTGTGTCCCTGTGACGCGCCTCCAATAATCCATAATGAGTTGTACTTTGCGTATTTatttaagaacaaaacaaaaacaaacgttTGCGCTTTCAATCAATTTACAACTAGCGCATGGAATAACTGGTGTACCAAAAAATGACGGTCAACAGAAAAGTTTGCCCACAAACCACTCACCCAACACACCTGCTGTGAACACCGACATCAGGTAAATAGACAGTGACCACACCCACATGTCATCAGCTGAGAGGCAGGCAAAGCTATACACCTGTGCCACCATAACAAAtaagcaaaacataaacattgACTTTGGCTCCTACAGCAGCACCATATTGGCAGGCCATGACTCAAAGATTCCCTCAAGACTCAAAATTCTTTATTTGTTGCATGCATAGTCATACAAGTACAACacgcagtgaaatgtatcctgacacgctcctcgactGTGCAAAAGAGTGAGAGAAGAACATTATATACATTAAGAATATATACATGGGGACATTATGTGCAGTAGTAGAATTGTATGCAGCAAGTACGGTAATTATGTACagtaaatgaattaaataaacatCAACACGTTTCAGAAACTGGAGCAACTCAAATTAATCCAGATATAATTAAGAATCAGACAAAAATCCTCTTGTTAAATATCAGAGGTCCAAAACACATAATTAGTGTCTTCTCAGGTCCCTCAACACTATCCAGAACAGAAGAGCAGAAAGTATATGTGCACTACAGCTGTTTTTATAATCATATATCCAATCAGTCGTTTCTGGACTTCACATATTTCACTTCATGGTGTGATTGAGTTGTTATTTCTTTGTCAGGTTAATTGGAATGATGCTGGTTATAATTGTTTGTGCATGTTAAGATTATATGTCTCAGTACTTTGATACTATGTTGGTAAAATATTTAGCACTAAGTTAATAGCAGCGGCCATAATCCCCACAATAATAACATCCAGCTGTATTAGTTAAAGTTTAGTTTAGTTAACTGTTTAGTTTAACTGCTGCTAGTTTTACCGTGTTTGTGCCTTAATATGAGCAACTTGTAAGACACGTGTTAAAAAGCTTATCTATGGTCTACGTGGACCCCTTGTGGACATTGTGAGATATTGTTGTGTGGAGAAGATGGAGTTACTGTATTGTGATCTGATCACACTTATCTATGACACATAAACGACAAGTTCAGTTATGGCTGCACCGCCTGGCAAGCACTTTGATGCAAACAACTCTTCTGTGGGAATTTATTAAAGACCAATAACCCAACTCCTGCACTGCTGCAGTCTTTCCCCAACCAGACCCTGAATCAACAGTCAGGTATGACACATGCTGCGTACTCGGTCTCTTGCATTTACATCAGGCAATGAGACAAAGTACAAAGCTGCACTGAGGAAAGCTATTACAGCAGCTAAGAGGCAGTATAAAGAGAAGCTGGATGACTTCTACTCTTCTGCTGACCCCGGGCAGATCTGGCAAGGCTTACAGCACAGCACAGAGTACAGGGCCGCCATCAGCACCACCAGCTCTGCAGGCAGTCTGCTGGATGACCTCAATCGATTCTACACCTGCTTCGAGACCCTACAGACCTCGCAGACCCTGGAAAACAAAGACTCATATATTAGGGTACTTTTTGTTGATTACAGCTCCACCTTCAATACTGTCATCCCAACAAACTCAGTCACAAGCTGGCAACACTCAGCCTACACACCACCCTATGTGACTGGCTACGGGACTTTTTGACTAGCAGGCCCCAGTCCGTCAGGATCGGCCTCAGGTCTTCAGCCAGCATTTGTACTAACACTGGCGTTCCACAGGGTTGTCCTCAGTCCCATCCTCTACATCCTGTACGCCCACGACTGTGTCACCTCCAATAGGGATAACACCATACTAAAGTTCGCGGACGACACCTCATCAATATTCGTATCACTGGTGGGGACGAGGTGGCCGGTCTGGTGTCATAGTGTGAGGACAACAACCCCACCCTCAACACTGATAAGACAAAAGAGATGATAGTGGAAACGAGGGAAAAGAGGAGGCCTCACCAGCCGCTGTTTATCAGGGAGCTTgaagtggagagggtgagcatTGTGCAGCTGCATTATGGAGAGCACATTGACCTCCTGCATCACTGCATGGCACGGCAGCACTACTGCTATGGACCGCAAACGCCTACAGAGAGTGATGACAACTGCAGAGAAGATCAGCAGGACCCCGCTGccctctctgcagagcatctaccatcacagagtccagaggagagctgcctccatcctcaaagaccCCACACACACCCAACACCGACTGTTCACACTTCTGCCCTCAGGCGAAGGTTCAGTGTGAAATCCATAACATCCAGACTCAACAACTCCTTCTTCCTCACTGCTATCAGACTCCTGAACAGCTGAGCTATTTTAACAGTAACAATAATTTTTGCACATCAGGTCATCTCACATATCAACCGGCGTATTAAGCTCGTAGCTCTTTTGCACATAAATCTATTTAAtacttcagtttttcttttttgtcttcagttatttattcatgctatttgtattttatctaTTGTACATATTAACTGGCATCTGTGTGGACAGCAAAGAAGGAGTTTCATTGTACAGAGAAATGCTTGTTCTTGgtacacatgacaataaacgCTTTGAATCTTTGAATCTTTCTGACAGACTTGTAAACCCAGCATTCCCGTATAAGAAGACACTAAGCACCTAAAAGTTTGATGAGTTTGATAACAAATATAGATTTTTAGAAGGAAGATTTCCCAATTTTTCCCTTTTGGATTCAAACAATCTTGGAACTTTTATTCTTCTCCAAGTATGAATATGTAATCCTCAAACTGGACACTTATTCACACTGTGATGTTTATAGTAAATTTGGTGGTAAACTAAATATACGTTTaaattctgattttgtatttaATCTTTACTGTCACACTGTTAGAGCACAGACCCACAGATTCAAAATCAGATCATTTCAGATGATTACCTGAATCTAGCAGAAGCAATTCGTAATTTccaatttaaatattaatggtTAAAAGTTACAGTGGAAATGGGGCCTTTAGAGCATCATCAGTGAAACTGGTTCTAGAATTACTTGAATTTCCTAAACTGAAGTTTTTCCCACTCGTTGCTCCAAGTGGATGAAATCagactttgtttgtttttcctgttaaaaccaAAAATTCTCCAGAGGAGACGCCATGCTCTCACAATTGTCCCAAATTTACAAGAGTGATGTTCTGGTGTCCGAGTTTTTATGAATGCAGCTCAGCATCACAGGAGAGCTGAGACAGAGATCATTCCCTCCAGCAGAAATATCATTATAAGTTATACTTTACTATGAATCCAGCAGGAAGTGAGTTTATGGCCCACATTCAGACTGAGGGACGATTTGAGTTTGGTGTCGCTTAGAAGTAGaagaagagatttaaaaaataatctaaaatTAAAACAAGTCTTTGACTTGATGACACACAAAAACTGTGCAGGAAGTGAATTCACACATAATAAAAAGAATCCATATTAATTCTGTAATTTACCTTAAAATGATCGTTCAgtgtttaaatttaaaagaagaagCTACTGAAAACTTTCTCACCTGTTTGTATCCTGAACTCGTCTCATGTGGCGTCTTTAGCAGTGAGAACCAACATCGAGCTGTGAGGTGCTGAAGTAAAGCTGTGAGTAAAGAATGAATTTCAACAAACAAACCatcaaaagatcaaaatgaatcAGAGAAAAGTCGAAGAAGGAAATCTGAGCTGCTGATCATCACAGTTGTGCTCAAAGGTTTCATTTCAAAATGAGTCTGAAGTTTGTGAATGTCTGAGctacacataaacacaacagacacacaagaacaagaagaactgttttatttaaaaactctgACACAAACTTTGTTTCACATTATTATTCACcgctttatttattcagttctACACATTATATATAATCCACCTGTGTGAAAGTGCAGTGAGAGGATCTGTGAGGTTTGGTTGATCACATACTTTGATACTAAGAGTGACACTAATAAGATCAGAATTTCATCACACTTATTAAAACCAGCATCACAACTCGCTttacacaataataaaatacacactATAAAAATAAGCAACATCTGGACTGCAGCTGGGCTCTGAAATATGTCCTCATCACTTTTAACTGTACAAACATCATAACTGTCACAGCTTCTCATATCtgtgaataaaaacacagttttcattAATCCACTGTTAGGATCACACAGCAGGACTCTGCTCAGCCTGAACACCACCTCAGGTGTCCTCGTAACTCGCTGCACTTTCATTCAAGCCTTTTTCTGGTTTTGTCAGCTTACttcacacatctctctctctctctctctctctctctctctctctctctcactctctctctctctctctctgtctatatacatatatatatattaaaaaaaaaaacacccatctcgcccctgcgggcggtttatccttcaagctcgggtcctctaccagaggcctgggagcttgagggtcccatgcagtatcttagctgttcccaggactgcgctcttctggacagagatctccgatgttgttcccgggatctgctggagccactcgcctagcttgggagtcaccgcacctagtgctccgattaccacgggaccaccgttaccttcaccctccacatcctctcgagctcttctctgagcccttggtatttctccagcttcgtgtgttccttcttcctgatattgctgtcattcgaactgctacatcgatcactacggccgtcttcttctgtttgtctaccaccactatgtccggttggttagccaccaccattttgtccgtctgtatctggaagtcccacaggatcttagctcggtcattctccatcaccctttgGGGGCATCTCCTATTTTGACCTCGGCACTTCCAGGCtatactcagcacagatgttcctgtacactatgccggccacttggttatggcgttccatgtatgccctgcctgctagcatcttgcaccccgctgttatgtgctggattgtctcaggggcatctttacacagcctgcacctggggtcttgcctggtgtgatagacctcagcctctatggatcttgtgctcagagcttgttcctgtgctgccatgattagtgcctctgtgctgtctttcagtccagctttgtccagccactggtaggatttctggatatcagccacctcctctatctgccggtggtacataccgtgcaggggcctgtccttccatgatggttcctcgccttcctcctctttcttgggtttctgctgcctgaggtattcactgagcatgctgtcagttggggccatcttctcaatggcatacagcttgatgtcatccatgtacaggaggtggctgacaactgctctgttccgtagtcggtatccgtagccagtcttgttaatgatctcgctgagggggttcaggcttatgcagaacagcagaggAGACaaagcatctccttggtagatcccgcacttgatggtgacttgtgctatgggcttgaggttggcctctagtgttgtccgCCACACGTCCTGTTGATATTGTACAATTCTcagcattccagtatccagctgtggggcattgagtcataggccttcttgtaatcaatccaggctgtgcacaggttggtcagtctggtcctgcagtctcggctgactgttctgtctaccagtagctggtgttttgcgcctctagtattcttgcccatccctttctgtgccccactcatgtattgacccatgtgcctgttcatcttagccgctatgatgcctgacagagTATATAACTGTAACTAACTGTATGCTGTAGTTGTAACACATGGTTTTTTTCATATGAGACAACTACTTTCCACTTCTTTATTaaacaagattttaaaaaagacatttaaaatctttatttttttatttgaaattaatttACGAATGTAAAATTATTTCTATATTTATGGACGGTGATAATAAAGCTTCCCGGTGCTGAGCCAGAAAAAGACGACAGAGTTTAAAGTTAAAAGTGTTTATTTATAATACTTATAAAATCAGTGTCAAAATGCTTTATAAAAccataaaatacacaaatatcCATCATTTTGAAAGCAGCTTGGTTCTTAATTACATCATTATAAGTTTTAACAGCACAAACTTCATCACTGTGAAAGGCACAGCTGCTGATGACTctgaataaaaacagtttttcatcCTGAGAAATGTTACAAACAGATGTGAACACCTCCAATACAGACAGACGTTCCTCCAACAAGTCGACTCGACaggaagacaaaataaaaaatcaatctCATCAAGTTTAAATACAGTCAATTGTTTGCAGGAAACTTTGGTTTGTTCTGACAACAACGTGAAGCTGAGTGATATTTGAAGAAGTCAAAGCAGCTTTTTATTGGATTTTCTCTCAAACGTCTAAAAGCTTTCACGCTGACGTACAGTCAGTTTCCCTGAATGAAGAATCTCTGCTGCACTGATGTTTACAACCATCTGACATCTACAAAAGTAGAACCAGTTTGTGCAGGATCACCAGCACCTGCAGTGGGTTTTGGAGTGAAACACTTACAGTTGATATAATCAATATGATCTCCTTGACTCATCACAGACAGCAGTGAGCAACATGGAAACACAACGAGacggatttaaaaaataataataataaaagggttgaaaatacaaaatatttaaaaagtaatggTGACTTCAGAGATACGACCCCCccgccacacaaacacactacaGCTGTGATGTTAAACGGTTTGTGAGTGAAGTGGCAGCTCAGTGTCACCGTTACAAGCTTTCTTAGAAGGATCGTCTCTCTGGTTTCTCTGAgaagctgcaaaagaagaaaacgTGAGAACATGAAGGATGAGATTATAACATCATGTCTCTGCTTTACTCATAGATGGAGAAAAGCAGCAGTTTGTGGTAACTGTGGTACAAAAACATGTAGTCAGActaaaattataatttaatgCTCAGAACCTTGAATATTAACTGATAAAGTTTGCTGGCATTATGTGAAGATGAACAgctccatgttgacatgaatgTGCCTGAAACTATCAGAATAATCCTGGTGTGCAAAACTCTGAGTTATGAGTTTTTAGTTATTAGGAAACAAACCACTATTTTCCTGTTTAAATGAAAGGATTCAAACATAATATGTCAGGAATGTGAACTCGACACTGATCAAATCATCTGTTATATGGATGTCTAACCTTACAGGTATAtgaaataaatcataaataataaatccATTATTCTAACTCACCTTTCTTGTGTTTTCTGATGCACTTTGCAGCTACAGATGCAGCCAGAGCTGCAGCCACAGTCAGAACTCCAGAAAACCACAAAGCTATGAACACACCGACTCCACAGCAGGACTTCACCTCAGACGTTTTCTCTGAAACACATGAAAGTTCATGCAGGACTGAAGCAGGACGCCACATACAGCACACTGGATACACACAAACATTAAACACAGTCTAAACAACGACACAATAAGATCTTACCACAGTAACGCACGTCGATCTGATCACGGGTCACATGGCCCATCTCCTCCTGTGTGGCTACACAGTGGAAGaggctgctgtttgtcctggtCACCGTGGTGAGGAGGGTGATGTCATAGCGCTCTCCTGTGTGTGACACCTGTGGCTCCTCAGCAGGAAGGATGTTCCCATCGCTGTCCCTCCACTCTACTTTAGGCTTTGGAGAAGCACCTCTGACCTCACACTTCAGCAGCGCCTCGTCCTCGCTGATGTTCAGGATCCCAACAAACGGCTTCGGAGCTGCACCTGTGAACACAGCATGAAGCTGCAGTTACAGCACAAATGTGATGTCATGCTCTCATGTCCTTCTCTTTCCTGATGGAGATGTCAACACATCGTGTGTGAGAGCAGAGAAATAACAACCTTTACTACAGGTTACAGCAGAGTTTGGGAGGACTTTCATTTATCAACACAAACAGGAAACGTCCTGAGTCCAGCTTCACAAAAGTAACAATGATGTCATCATTATTGAGCTTTCAGACAGATTGATTTGTTAGACTGTGACCCAGAGTGTGACCTTAAAGACTGATCAGAGAAATCTGAAGGCTTGACTGATAACATGACTGATTTCTACATCTGCTCTCTGTGTGCTACGACTCTGTGCCCCAGAGGGAACGTACCATTACTCACACATTTGGACACCAGCACAGGTTTGATCCCAGTCCACACAGCAGCCTCTACAAACTGCACATGTAGAGCTCAGTGACATCAGAGTCAGGCTCAGCACCGACTCCTCTTCATCGGTCATTACTGACACAACCACAGATCTGATGTACATCTGACCAAAGTCACATTTCAGCAGGTTTCAAACCGCTCACACAGGTTACAGATGcacacatcagtgacatcatcactcaCCTGGGATTTCTCCTGATCGATCTTTCAAGGTCAGTTCTGAAAGGCAaaaattaaacatgttttttcacaCAGCATCATGAAGTCATGATGGAGCTGATGTTTCTGCATCACCTCTGTGAACATCTCTTGGTTcaggtaacaaactgatgaggTGACAGCTTCCAGCAGCGTTCTTACAGGGTTTATTTTCAGGATGCTTTCTACTCACCAACAACAAGTTTAATGCAGAATCTTTGTTGTGGCTGCAGATGTGGAAAATCACAGGTGTAGACTCCACTGTCAGCCACCGTGGTgtttctgatgatgatgatggaggcgttaccaaactgcagctcttgtggAAAATGTGAGACCCGTCCTCTGAAGTGCTCGTCTTGACCTCGACGTCCATTATTGTAATGAAGGCCTCCATCATACATGAACACCTCCTGTTTATTTGGTGCTTTTTTCCTCCAATCAAACAGCTTTTGTTCAAGGTTCTGATTGGTCCTGAGGGAGCAGGGTAAGATGACATCACTTTCTTCTGAGATAACTACTGTGACTCCTGGACCTGAAGAATGAAGCATGTTTGATTCAGGATGTTGAAATATGCAGTTCATAGTTTGATGTTTGACTGTAACTCAGACTCAGTGTGTTCAGATGTTTTACTTCACTTCTCTGTAGCTCAGGTCACTGATATGTCCAACATACAATCTACTGTGACAGGATAAGCTCTATCGTCTtcatgcatgctcagtcattcGGGTAAGCAGATCGCAAAAGGTGGATTCTGTTCTTtaggacgtagcattttcagtgggagaactgaactgaaagtgcGTGAACAGGTGATcaaaatcaaccttttgggataaACTTTTGCCATCTGGTTGCTCCTGATAGAATACAGGTTTAAGGCATGTCCTCATTGCTTTAATATTTCTAAATAGAAGCTGTGCTATGGGCAGAactttgtgccatcagaaactgaatttaaataagttaaatTCAATTTCCAAAGTTCTGCCCATTAATCATACTATGGTTCACGcaaatgtataaaacaactTACTGTGAAATAACATTTTTCCTCACATTAACATTTATGTGTACCATTATTAATCCTTTTAATCTTATCAATAATTAAAACACATTCCTGGAGCTTCTCTGCACTGCTTTAACTCACTGTTAGAAACAGAAACCCCACTTTGTCAGTCACAGCACTATTTTAGTATTACTTACAatcaaaaaaaattaatcataACTGATTTGAGGCGACATAGAGGGGTGTAGGGGTGAGGAGGGAGAGAGTGCTTTGCTTTAAATTTTGGGAGGACCTTCAATGATCAGAGAAGCTGCTgctattgtaaaaaaaaaaaaacgcagcAGAGACTTTATTTCCTCAGGATACTGAAGAAGGTTCACCTGCTGCTGGAGCAGCTTCTGTCCAACAACTATCACTGAACTGAACTCCATCCTCATTCTATTGTATTCTACTGATCCGTGTTTATCAGTCTAAACTAAACGCTGCTGACTGTT from the Oreochromis aureus strain Israel breed Guangdong linkage group 5, ZZ_aureus, whole genome shotgun sequence genome contains:
- the LOC120440290 gene encoding CD276 antigen homolog, whose product is MKSVRILCVCLLTVSAVIGNEKCPGVTVVISEESDVILPCSLRTNQNLEQKLFDWRKKAPNKQEVFMYDGGLHYNNGRRGQDEHFRGRVSHFPQELQFGNASIIIIRNTTVADSGVYTCDFPHLQPQQRFCIKLVVELTLKDRSGEIPGAAPKPFVGILNISEDEALLKCEVRGASPKPKVEWRDSDGNILPAEEPQVSHTGERYDITLLTTVTRTNSSLFHCVATQEEMGHVTRDQIDVRYCEKTSEVKSCCGVGVFIALWFSGVLTVAAALAASVAAKCIRKHKKASQRNQRDDPSKKACNGDTELPLHSQTV